Proteins encoded together in one Oceanobacillus iheyensis HTE831 window:
- a CDS encoding DUF2759 family protein, translating into MEAYYHIILGVLLLGVTLLAVMSVIRQLKYKNMFALLFSAITAVAFGFFSIATIITEIIG; encoded by the coding sequence ATGGAAGCGTATTATCACATTATCCTTGGAGTATTACTTTTAGGAGTTACTCTATTAGCTGTTATGTCCGTAATTCGTCAGCTAAAGTATAAAAACATGTTTGCATTATTATTTTCAGCTATTACTGCTGTAGCCTTCGGATTCTTTTCAATCGCTACAATTATTACAGAAATTATTGGTTAA
- the comGD gene encoding competence type IV pilus minor pilin ComGD, protein MPPSKNGFTLIEVLFSLTILLIILSLFSPSQIKHLHQFKEKQFLELLEYDVLYIQLRARMYENERILIRFYEDEYRIIRGMNTNQIRPYPKGLSVTTFGRSEIYFNSNGTFIQPRTIRIYGASNSYRLTFPLGKGRFYIEEI, encoded by the coding sequence ATGCCTCCTAGTAAAAATGGATTTACCCTTATCGAAGTATTATTTTCTCTAACCATACTACTGATTATTTTATCCCTTTTTTCGCCTTCACAAATAAAACATCTACATCAATTTAAAGAAAAACAATTTCTTGAGTTACTCGAATATGATGTCTTGTATATTCAATTACGAGCAAGAATGTATGAAAATGAACGTATTCTGATCCGATTCTATGAAGATGAATATCGAATAATTAGAGGAATGAATACGAATCAAATTCGTCCATATCCTAAGGGATTATCTGTTACTACATTTGGAAGAAGTGAAATTTATTTCAATTCAAACGGTACATTTATTCAGCCACGGACCATAAGAATCTATGGAGCCAGTAACTCCTATCGATTAACTTTTCCACTTGGGAAAGGACGTTTCTATATTGAAGAGATCTAA
- the comGC gene encoding competence type IV pilus major pilin ComGC, with translation MFKKESGFTLIEMLIVLMVISVLMILIIPNIGEKSEDVHSKGCEALVSVVQAQVDAFLLENGQYPSSLEELIEMDFITEDQLTCPNNNVLTYANGRVDAS, from the coding sequence ATGTTTAAAAAAGAGTCTGGTTTTACACTCATTGAAATGCTAATTGTGCTTATGGTCATTTCTGTATTGATGATTCTGATTATCCCGAACATAGGTGAAAAAAGTGAGGATGTTCATTCGAAAGGTTGTGAAGCTCTGGTCAGCGTTGTACAAGCTCAAGTGGATGCATTTTTACTAGAGAACGGACAATACCCTAGTTCATTAGAGGAATTAATAGAAATGGATTTTATTACCGAAGATCAATTAACTTGTCCAAATAATAATGTATTAACTTACGCAAACGGTAGAGTAGATGCCTCCTAG
- a CDS encoding MBL fold metallo-hydrolase, with translation MEIIARPVGIVQANCYILKKGTNGIIVDPGGDAELILSIIKEHHLDINAILLTHAHFDHIGALEKIRQKTNAPVYLHQAEHEWLSDPNLNGSHKLIGESILATPADFSVDEGGLTIGEFSMQVYHTPGHSPGSVSYIFPDQKIVISGDVLFQRGIGRTDLPGGDLAILEHSIREKLYQLPGEYQVLSGHGGITTIKEEKNENPFFQA, from the coding sequence ATGGAAATTATTGCTAGACCAGTAGGAATTGTACAGGCGAACTGTTATATTTTAAAAAAAGGTACGAATGGTATTATTGTTGATCCAGGTGGAGATGCAGAGTTAATTCTATCTATCATTAAAGAGCATCATTTAGATATTAATGCTATCTTATTAACTCATGCACATTTTGATCATATCGGGGCTTTAGAAAAAATTCGTCAGAAAACAAATGCACCCGTGTACTTGCATCAAGCTGAACATGAATGGTTAAGTGATCCGAATTTAAATGGTTCTCATAAGTTAATCGGAGAATCCATTTTAGCAACTCCAGCTGATTTTAGTGTAGATGAAGGAGGGTTAACTATCGGAGAGTTTTCAATGCAAGTATATCATACACCGGGACACTCTCCAGGTAGTGTAAGTTATATATTCCCTGATCAGAAAATTGTTATCAGTGGAGATGTATTATTTCAAAGAGGAATTGGTAGAACAGATTTGCCTGGCGGAGATTTAGCAATATTAGAGCATTCGATTCGAGAGAAACTATATCAATTACCAGGAGAATATCAAGTTCTTTCCGGTCACGGTGGAATTACTACCATAAAGGAAGAAAAAAATGAAAATCCTTTTTTCCAAGCCTAA
- a CDS encoding LTA synthase family protein: MKFFKKPTVPLYVIAALLFGLKTYIVYRFMFNIGIDNSMQELILFINPFVSAFLLFTIAVWFNKTSRQMKYIRYMALFASLIIWANLVFYRQFTDFITIPQLFMGSNMGDLGSSILTLIKPYDVLFFADAVIIWVLSKKYEGTLSVQYPKSGKVGAVAFSLVLLAGNFFLAEMERPQLFTRAFDREYLVKNIGLFNYHIYDIVVHSKTESQRVFADGNEIPEIEEFIETNIDHERSKEMFGVAEDKNVIFINAESLQQFVINNEVNGEEITPFLNSLAEDEDTYYFENFYEQTGQGNTSDSEFLVENSLYPLSRGAVFFTHGANEYNAFPELIKEEGYTSSVLHANNKSFWNRDGMYDSLEIDNFYGEEAYEVSAEDSIGWGLKDKPFFEQSIKYLESMEQPFYSKFITLTNHFPFEMHEEDTSIDKFDSNSNTLNNYFPAVRYMDEAIEQFFQDLKDSGLYEDSVIVIMGDHIGISANHNRAMAQYLDKEEITPYDQVQLQRVPLFVHIPGNGEGKVMDEVTGQIDLKPTMLNMLGIEEEKDIYFGNDMFSEDRKDYIALRNGDFISEDYVKTMGVCYDRETGEPVDDVIDEETSSEQEAEAQKEQVGSACDSIQEKVDQELAYSDSIVYGDLFRFVDFGKDQTKEE, from the coding sequence ATGAAATTCTTCAAAAAACCAACAGTGCCGTTGTATGTAATTGCAGCGTTACTATTTGGTCTGAAAACGTATATTGTATATCGATTTATGTTCAACATTGGAATAGACAACTCTATGCAAGAGTTAATTTTATTTATTAATCCATTCGTATCTGCTTTCTTACTATTTACGATTGCAGTATGGTTTAATAAGACTTCAAGGCAGATGAAATATATTCGCTATATGGCGCTATTTGCTTCCTTAATTATTTGGGCGAATCTCGTATTCTATCGTCAGTTTACAGATTTCATCACCATCCCACAATTATTTATGGGAAGCAATATGGGAGATTTAGGTTCAAGTATTCTAACCTTAATCAAACCATATGATGTGTTATTCTTTGCTGATGCTGTTATTATTTGGGTATTAAGTAAGAAATACGAAGGTACTTTATCTGTACAATATCCAAAAAGTGGTAAAGTTGGAGCAGTTGCATTTTCTCTAGTACTGCTTGCAGGGAACTTTTTCTTAGCAGAGATGGAGCGTCCACAATTATTTACTCGTGCGTTTGACAGAGAGTATTTAGTTAAAAATATTGGTTTATTTAATTATCATATCTATGATATTGTTGTTCACTCAAAAACCGAGTCACAACGTGTATTTGCAGATGGAAATGAAATTCCTGAAATTGAGGAATTTATTGAAACGAATATCGATCATGAACGTAGTAAAGAAATGTTTGGTGTTGCAGAGGATAAAAATGTAATTTTTATTAATGCTGAGTCACTACAACAATTTGTTATTAATAATGAAGTGAATGGAGAAGAAATTACTCCTTTCTTAAATAGTTTAGCTGAAGATGAAGATACGTATTACTTTGAAAACTTTTATGAACAGACTGGTCAAGGAAATACTTCTGATTCTGAGTTTTTAGTTGAAAACTCTTTATATCCATTATCTCGTGGTGCAGTTTTCTTTACGCATGGCGCGAATGAATACAATGCATTTCCGGAACTTATTAAAGAAGAAGGATATACTTCTTCTGTATTACATGCTAATAACAAAAGCTTCTGGAATCGTGACGGAATGTATGACAGCTTAGAGATTGATAATTTTTATGGTGAAGAGGCTTATGAGGTTTCAGCAGAGGATTCAATTGGCTGGGGTTTAAAAGATAAACCTTTCTTTGAACAATCAATTAAGTATTTAGAGTCAATGGAACAGCCTTTTTACAGTAAGTTTATAACTTTAACAAACCATTTCCCATTTGAAATGCATGAGGAAGATACGTCTATTGATAAATTTGATTCAAACTCAAATACACTCAATAATTATTTTCCAGCGGTTAGATACATGGATGAAGCTATTGAACAGTTCTTCCAGGATCTAAAAGATAGTGGGTTATATGAAGATTCCGTAATAGTAATTATGGGTGACCATATTGGAATTAGTGCTAATCATAATCGCGCAATGGCACAGTATTTAGATAAAGAGGAGATTACTCCTTACGATCAAGTTCAGTTACAACGAGTTCCTTTATTTGTTCATATTCCTGGTAATGGGGAAGGTAAAGTTATGGATGAAGTAACTGGCCAAATTGATCTTAAGCCAACAATGCTTAATATGTTGGGTATCGAAGAAGAAAAAGATATTTATTTTGGTAACGACATGTTTAGTGAAGATCGTAAAGATTATATAGCACTTCGTAATGGTGATTTTATTAGTGAAGACTATGTAAAGACTATGGGTGTTTGTTACGACAGAGAAACAGGTGAACCTGTTGATGATGTTATTGATGAGGAAACATCTTCTGAACAAGAAGCCGAAGCACAAAAAGAACAAGTAGGGAGCGCATGTGACTCTATTCAAGAAAAAGTGGATCAAGAATTAGCTTACTCTGATTCAATCGTATATGGTGATTTATTCCGCTTTGTAGATTTCGGTAAAGATCAAACTAAAGAAGAATAA
- a CDS encoding spore germination protein translates to MKQDKRPIDHKLTNNVTFLKNYLGVEKSFDLIYLDLNYAGKDMAMFMVDGFAKDDISLYIMQTLAELKEHELDEDTLTKLLKRYIPYIEIEPIDNIYQAADFVLAGATALFVDGVDKAIIIDSRTYPARSPEEPDLERVVRGPRDGFVETLVFNTALTRRRVRDRSLRMEYLQVGRRSKTDVVISNIEDIADNKHIDKIKSILERIDTDGLPMAEKTIEEFLSDRYWNPYPSVRYTERPDTAAAHLYDGHILLIIDGSPSVMITATTFWNHLQHAEEYRQKPTVGAYLRMVRFFAILFSMILLPLYYLMSSQPELLPAALEFIGPDDPGVIPLLLQFLIAEIGLDMLRMASIHTPSALGTALGLVAAIMIGDVSVQVGWFTNEVVLYIATAAIGSYATPSYELSMANRIVRIILLLATASFGVIGYVLGITCWLLYITKMNTFKIPYFWPFIPFSPKALRDVIIRVPVPIKHRRPEILDPKDPDR, encoded by the coding sequence ATGAAACAGGATAAAAGACCAATTGACCATAAATTAACAAACAACGTTACATTCCTAAAAAATTATTTAGGGGTTGAAAAAAGTTTTGATTTAATTTATTTAGATTTAAATTATGCTGGTAAAGATATGGCTATGTTCATGGTTGATGGATTTGCCAAGGATGATATATCGTTATATATCATGCAAACGTTGGCTGAGCTAAAAGAGCATGAACTGGATGAAGACACGTTAACAAAACTACTTAAGAGATATATTCCCTATATAGAAATCGAACCAATAGATAATATTTATCAAGCTGCTGATTTTGTTTTAGCAGGAGCAACTGCTTTATTTGTAGATGGTGTAGATAAAGCGATTATCATTGATTCAAGAACTTACCCTGCACGTTCACCTGAAGAACCAGATTTAGAAAGAGTGGTTCGAGGACCTAGAGATGGTTTTGTAGAAACTTTAGTATTTAATACCGCCTTAACAAGGAGACGGGTAAGAGATCGTTCACTTCGAATGGAATACTTACAGGTTGGTAGAAGGTCAAAAACAGACGTAGTCATAAGTAATATAGAAGATATTGCAGATAATAAACATATAGATAAAATAAAATCGATACTGGAAAGAATTGACACAGATGGTCTACCGATGGCTGAAAAAACAATTGAAGAGTTTTTAAGTGATCGTTATTGGAATCCATATCCGTCTGTCCGATATACAGAGAGGCCAGACACTGCTGCGGCACATTTATATGATGGGCATATATTATTAATTATTGATGGATCACCTAGTGTCATGATCACTGCAACTACGTTTTGGAATCACTTACAACATGCAGAAGAATATCGACAAAAGCCCACTGTTGGTGCTTACTTAAGAATGGTTCGTTTTTTTGCAATTTTATTTTCAATGATATTATTGCCCTTATATTATTTGATGTCTTCACAGCCAGAGTTATTGCCAGCAGCCCTAGAGTTTATTGGCCCTGATGATCCAGGAGTAATTCCTCTGCTGCTACAATTTTTAATAGCGGAAATAGGGTTAGATATGCTAAGAATGGCTTCTATTCACACGCCTTCAGCATTAGGAACGGCGCTCGGTTTGGTGGCAGCAATCATGATCGGTGATGTCTCCGTTCAAGTAGGCTGGTTTACGAATGAAGTAGTTCTATATATTGCTACTGCTGCAATAGGTTCTTATGCGACTCCTAGTTATGAGCTAAGTATGGCAAACCGAATTGTACGTATTATATTATTACTCGCAACTGCAAGCTTCGGTGTGATTGGTTACGTGCTAGGAATAACGTGTTGGCTATTGTACATTACAAAAATGAATACGTTCAAAATACCTTATTTTTGGCCATTTATTCCATTTTCACCAAAAGCGTTACGTGATGTTATTATCCGCGTACCAGTACCGATAAAGCATCGTCGCCCTGAAATATTAGACCCAAAAGACCCGGATCGTTAA
- a CDS encoding ComGF family competence protein, whose product MVNIKDNHGFSFISHLLMLAIILITIPFISFMLQSIEVPSTKEELSVYQFFQFIRDDVIRSINAVTTNDKLALTIPSKINEQTIIYEQYGNLIRRTVDGQGFEVYIRNITELDFHPLEFGFQITLTTTSGDQYEKTFSIY is encoded by the coding sequence ATGGTAAATATCAAAGATAATCATGGCTTCTCTTTCATAAGCCATTTATTGATGCTGGCAATTATTTTAATTACAATTCCATTTATTAGTTTTATGTTACAATCCATTGAAGTTCCATCTACCAAGGAAGAGCTTTCTGTTTATCAATTTTTTCAATTTATTAGAGATGATGTTATACGTTCTATTAATGCAGTAACTACAAATGACAAACTGGCATTAACTATTCCAAGCAAAATAAATGAACAAACGATTATATATGAGCAATATGGGAATTTAATTAGACGTACAGTTGATGGACAAGGTTTTGAAGTTTATATAAGAAACATAACAGAATTAGACTTTCATCCTTTGGAATTTGGATTTCAGATTACTTTAACTACTACTTCAGGGGATCAATATGAAAAAACTTTCAGTATTTATTAA
- a CDS encoding YqgQ family protein — protein MIEVRNLLKRFGAFIYTGDRLGDLELIEFELNDLYQYGFITQHEFLMAKLCVEKEKNQLKGNG, from the coding sequence ATGATTGAAGTGCGAAATTTATTAAAACGCTTCGGTGCGTTTATTTATACTGGGGATAGACTTGGGGATTTGGAATTAATAGAATTTGAATTAAATGATTTGTATCAATATGGATTTATTACTCAACATGAATTTCTCATGGCAAAACTTTGCGTTGAAAAAGAAAAAAATCAATTAAAGGGGAATGGATAG
- a CDS encoding DUF2626 domain-containing protein, translated as MDRMFRVLAFWTGIFTVMFYVGDMMNTALLFLAQTAFFLTLGYLKLSERMYMYLFGAYCTVFLIGYTWYSEFILVPGFGH; from the coding sequence ATGGATCGCATGTTTCGTGTTCTTGCCTTTTGGACAGGTATTTTTACAGTAATGTTTTATGTCGGCGACATGATGAATACTGCACTTTTATTCCTGGCTCAAACGGCATTTTTCCTTACATTAGGCTATTTAAAACTATCCGAACGTATGTACATGTATTTATTTGGTGCATATTGTACTGTATTTCTAATTGGATATACTTGGTATTCCGAATTTATACTTGTACCAGGGTTTGGACATTAA
- a CDS encoding ROK family glucokinase codes for MDKHLLVGVDIGGTTVKIGFISEKGKVLDKWEISTNLLDGGKYIVPEIWSSVESKIKQLSYSLSSIVGIGVGAPGFIDAEKGFVHEAVNIGWKNFALAEAFKAYVSIPVYVENDANTAVLGENWVGAGNQADNLIAITLGTGVGGGIIANGRILNGANGMAGELGHMIVEEDGARCNCGNQGCLETITSATGIVRQALEKVIEIPNSTLAEVYNKNGEITSKEIFDLAKEGDVAAKSIVDHTADVLGKVLANMGVIINPSKVLIGGGVSKAGDQLIDAIQFAFEKHALPRVAEACSIKTAQLGNDAGIIGAAYLVYSSKNSTFFT; via the coding sequence GTGGACAAACATTTATTAGTGGGTGTTGATATTGGGGGTACTACAGTTAAAATAGGCTTTATATCGGAAAAAGGGAAGGTACTAGACAAGTGGGAAATATCTACAAATCTACTTGATGGTGGAAAATATATTGTACCCGAAATCTGGTCTTCTGTGGAGTCTAAAATAAAGCAGCTAAGTTATTCTTTGTCTTCGATAGTTGGAATTGGTGTAGGAGCGCCAGGATTTATTGATGCAGAAAAGGGATTTGTTCATGAAGCTGTTAATATTGGTTGGAAAAATTTTGCTTTAGCTGAAGCTTTTAAAGCTTATGTGAGTATCCCTGTATACGTTGAAAATGATGCCAATACTGCTGTGCTTGGAGAAAATTGGGTTGGTGCAGGGAATCAAGCAGACAATTTAATTGCGATTACACTTGGAACCGGTGTTGGTGGAGGAATCATCGCCAATGGTCGAATTTTAAATGGAGCTAATGGAATGGCAGGAGAATTAGGACATATGATTGTGGAAGAGGATGGCGCACGTTGTAATTGTGGTAATCAAGGTTGTTTAGAAACGATAACTTCTGCTACGGGTATTGTGAGACAAGCATTAGAAAAAGTAATTGAAATACCTAATTCAACATTAGCAGAAGTATATAATAAAAATGGTGAAATTACTTCAAAAGAGATTTTTGACCTTGCAAAGGAAGGCGATGTCGCAGCAAAATCGATTGTTGATCATACTGCTGATGTCTTAGGGAAAGTCTTAGCAAACATGGGTGTGATTATAAATCCATCTAAAGTGTTAATTGGCGGTGGAGTTTCTAAAGCTGGAGATCAGTTAATTGATGCTATCCAATTTGCTTTTGAAAAACATGCATTACCAAGAGTTGCAGAGGCTTGTTCAATTAAAACTGCTCAATTAGGAAATGATGCAGGCATTATTGGAGCAGCTTACTTGGTATATTCTTCAAAAAATAGCACATTTTTCACTTGA